The window TTACAGGAAATAAAAACCCTTTTGGCCGCATCATCGATGGTGTTTTTGACATGATATGGATTGTCAGTTTCTGGATCTTACTGGACCGCAGTCCCTACTTTACCAAACACCCCATCCCCCACATCACTTTACTCATGTCGACTGCCGGTTTCTTTTTTGTTGTCCATTGCTGGCGCTATGATGGTGTAAAAATAAAATATCTCGAGCGGGTACAACCTGGTTATTCGGATAAAGATCTCGACCTTTCTCAAATTAGAGTCTTGCTCAAGGAAGAATGGAAAAAGAAAAATATTCTCACCTGTTTTTTATGTGTGTGTATGGCTTTTCAGATGTATTTCTTTGTAAGGGGAAAACATCAAAAAACATCCATCTTCCCCTCCTTAGAGCAACAAGAGGAAGCCAGGTTAAACTTGACTCCTGTGATGCGTTTGTGGAGCTGGCTGGGTGAAAGCCATCATAACACCCTCATGATTTTAGGAATTCTTTTGGCCCCATGGACGCCAGCCGGGCTGTTGTTTGTCTTTTTTTACATTACTATTCCACTTAATTTTTTATGGATTGTTTCGGAATGGAAATGGAAGAAACTATATAAGAACATGTAAGGGCAATTCATGAATTGCCCTTACAAAGGCCCTTACAAAGGCCCTTACAAGACCTCTACAAAGACCCATCACCTGCGTCGCACCAAGGACAAAACAAAAGACGCCCCATGGACCAAAAATGTGGCGCTAATAGCGACTGTGCTTATCCAGAATAACAGCACTCTTAAATCAAGAATCAGCAATACAAACATTAAAAAAACAAAAAAATCCCGTTTCATGAGGGGACGCACTTTTTCAAACCATCCTTCTTTGGCTGATGCCGGTTTATCAGACCATGCCGGTACAAAATCCTTCACATTGGCACTCTTTGTCCGTGTCATCATCTGGTAATAAAGAAAAAGACTCACCAAAAAAGACAGCCCAAAAAGGACCCATCCCCCATTGAAATAAAAAGTGTTTCCCGTTGTCCTGAAAAGACCGACAAAAACCCCAAGCCAAAAAAGATTATTGGCCAAGTCATCCGCTATCGTGTCAAACCAGGCTCCAAAGCGGCTGGATAAGATCTTTATTCTGGCCACTTCACCATCGCAACCATCTATAATGGAAGAAAACTGCATCAAAATAGCCCCTAACACTCTCCACCCATAATTGTTGTTCATGATCAAAAGAGCTGTCAAAACAGCCAAAGCCAAATTAACAAAAGTAATGGTATTGGGGCTTAAATCTGTTTTAACCAACTGCCTGGTCATCGCAAAAGAAACAGGCTTGTTAAGGTGGGGAGCCACCCAGCCTTCGGTTTTGTCTTTAATATTTTGAAAAATCTTTTTTTCAATCGCCTTCAAACTGGCCTTGGAATCTTCCAAACGATGCCACCACATGGGGTTTATCTTTCCCAAATAATCACTCGGATTGGTGATCTTCTTGACATGGACCCAACGAATAAATTCAGACTCGTAATGATACTGTGCCGAAAAAATAGAAACACCACTCTCAAAATGAGGGGTATCGTGGGACAACTGGATATATTCAAGCATGCCAAAACGGTTTAACAGGGGTCTTAAATTTTCAAGGTGTCTGGAGACCATCCAAATTTCTTTGAAACCAGCCTGACGAAGCTGTCTTAATGTACGAATGAAAATGGGCAAACCAAGAACCATCTTTTGGGCCAAATCGGCTGACTCAACAACAAGAACAGCCCTGACGTTTTCAGAGATGCGGCCATCAAGATCGGATTGGAACCCTGAGGTAATTATTTCCACGTAAGCTCCGACCTAGCCACGGGGCCTGACAAATGCAAGGTAAGCTCTTTGGTGCAAGAGGATGGAGGAATATCAAAAGATACGAGGTATGTCTTCGACCAAACATCAAGATAGGGATAGAGAAGCCTTACAAGGGGCGAGGGATTTTTGGCCAGTTTTTCTATTTTAGGCTGATAAAAATTCCCGCACCATTCAAGATTAAGCGACCATGTTTTTTGACTATCCAAAAAGTCATCAAAGCGTCTTTCCTGGGAATAAAAAGAAACGAAAAAAACCGTATGAGAGGCATCCAAACCCGGGATCATCAAATCGGCTGAATGAACAGAATGTCCATCGACATCGTAGGCTTGATGAGTACGGTTTTTCTGAGATTGTTTCATCTCGGTATTGAGAAGGGTTGCATGCCACAAAAGAGAAGCATTAAAATTTTGGGGGGAATAAATATGATGGGAACGCGTCCATTTTTTTAAAACTTTTTTATAGTTGGGGCCTGCAGAAGCAGACAAAGAGATAGAAACAAAAAAAAGTGTAAAAATAAATCGAACCATTTTCATGATTTGTCCCCTATCAAATCGTTCTTGGTAAAGAGCGAATAAACCTTATACCCCTTCGCTTCAAGATTTTGTTTTCCCCCTTCTTCCCTATCAACCAAACTTACCACCCCCACAACATCCAGACCAAAAACTTCGGCACGCTCAATGGCTTTTAATGAACTTCCTCCCGTTGTGATCACATCTTCCAAAATGGCCACTTTCATGGCTGCTTTAAGATTTTTTGTTCCTTCAATCCAGTTCTGGGTCCCATGTTGTTTGGGCTCTTTTCGAATGATAAAAGCATGAATGGGCTTGTTTTTAAGAGCACTTATCACAGAAACAGCACTCACCAAAGGGTCAGCTCCCAAGGTTAACCCTCCTACCGCTTCAACTTGGGGCATCTTTTCAGAAATAAGCTCAAACATCAGCTGCCCAATCAAGGCTGAGCCCTGGGCATGAAGGGCCGTTTGTTTGCCATCAAAATAAAAATTACTTTTTAGCCCTGAAGAAAGGGTCACTTCACGTTTTTCGTAAGAAAGGGTAAGAAGAAGTGCTTTAAGTTGGTCTTTGGACTGCATGGATAGGGGCGTTCTCTTCCCACGCCGTGGCCTTTTAACAAAAGCCTTTAAAGAACATTAGGTGTCAGCAAATGATTTTTCCACTTTTTCCTGTTCTTCTTTACAATTAATGCACAGGTCTGTCACAGGGCGGGCTTCCAATCTCTTGGCCCCAATCTCTTCACCGCAGGATTCACAAACACCAAATTCTCCCTGCTCAATTTTTTTGATGGCTTTTTCGATTTTTCGTAGAAGAACGCGTTCACGGTCTCGAAGACGCATGTTTAAAGATTGATCCGCTTCGGAGGAAGCCAAATCAACTTCATCGGGAAGATCATCCGGGTCAAAAACATACCCCTTTTCCTTGGTACTTTCTGCCTGGCTAAAAAGCTCCTGGCGACGTTGTTCCAACAATTCTTTGAAAAACTTTAATTCTTTTTTATTCATTAAAACCTCCCGTAAAAGACCGTTGATAATAAAACCATGGCTGGTTTTGTCAATCAAAAAAGCCTTATTGCTTTAAGAAGAAAATCCACGATATAGGTAAAACAATCCCTTATCTATGAATAAAAAATCCTCTCTAACAAAAGCCTCTCACATTATTGAAGAAACTCTTAAAAACCTTAAAGCCGATCGATCCTTCAAAGTTTATCCCATTTGGAAACAATGGCCCCAAATCGTTGGAGAAACCATCGCCGCAAAATGTGAAGCCACCTATGTGCAAGGAAAAATACTTGTTGTGACCGTGACAAATTCTGTATGGATGAACGAACTCGGGTTTCAAAAAAGACAAATCCTGGAAAAAATCAAGGAACTCATCCCTGAAAGCACCGTCGAAGATATTCGTTTCCAATTGAAGAGGGAATGACGTTGTCATAAGGGCAATTCACAAATTGCCCTTATCCCCAAGTTCAAGCCACTTTATCTTCTTTTAATTTTTTGGCGTAATCTTGCAGGCTGGACACTTCCAGTTTTTTCTTTTGAAGGGCTTCAATACCACTGGATGCCGCTTGGGCAGCGGCTAAGGTCGTAAAATAAGGGATTTGCGAGGTAAGGGCCGTGCGACGAATGGAAAATGAGTCAACAGCGGTGGCCTTGCCCTCATGGGTATTGATCACCATGGTAATCTCCCCTGCTTTCAGTTTATCGACAATATGGGGAGAGCCCTCACGTACCTTATTCACCCTGATGACATTCAAATTGCGATTTTTGAGATAATTGGCTGTTCCATGGGTGGCCACAATGTCAAAACCAAGATGGGACAATTTTTGGGCCACAGCCACAACGGCTGCTTTGTCTTTGTCCCGCACACTGATAAAAGCAGCTCCATTCAAGGGAAGGATGGTTCCTGCGGCCAGTTCCGCTTTGGCAAAAGCCATTCCGAATTCGGGATC of the Deltaproteobacteria bacterium GWA2_45_12 genome contains:
- a CDS encoding orotate phosphoribosyltransferase; its protein translation is MQSKDQLKALLLTLSYEKREVTLSSGLKSNFYFDGKQTALHAQGSALIGQLMFELISEKMPQVEAVGGLTLGADPLVSAVSVISALKNKPIHAFIIRKEPKQHGTQNWIEGTKNLKAAMKVAILEDVITTGGSSLKAIERAEVFGLDVVGVVSLVDREEGGKQNLEAKGYKVYSLFTKNDLIGDKS
- a CDS encoding RNA polymerase-binding protein DksA; protein product: MNKKELKFFKELLEQRRQELFSQAESTKEKGYVFDPDDLPDEVDLASSEADQSLNMRLRDRERVLLRKIEKAIKKIEQGEFGVCESCGEEIGAKRLEARPVTDLCINCKEEQEKVEKSFADT